A section of the Streptomyces sp. NBC_01408 genome encodes:
- a CDS encoding GAF domain-containing protein, with product MSDADKTETWLRQWIATHGGVAGTVHFRRGEDMVLAAAVNIPPPVVEIVRVVPRGKGMAGLAFARDEPVSTCNLKTDTSGDVRPGAKAVDANAAVAIPVHDGAGQVLGVVGIAYMGERDMDDSELARLTREAEAVPAAHG from the coding sequence ATGAGCGATGCAGACAAGACCGAGACGTGGCTCCGGCAGTGGATCGCGACGCACGGCGGGGTCGCGGGTACCGTCCACTTCCGCCGGGGCGAGGACATGGTCCTGGCCGCGGCCGTGAACATCCCGCCGCCGGTGGTCGAGATCGTGCGCGTCGTGCCCCGGGGCAAGGGCATGGCCGGCCTGGCCTTCGCACGCGACGAGCCGGTGTCGACCTGCAACCTGAAGACCGACACGAGCGGTGACGTCCGGCCCGGCGCGAAGGCGGTCGACGCGAACGCTGCCGTGGCCATCCCGGTCCACGACGGGGCCGGTCAGGTCCTGGGCGTCGTCGGAATCGCCTACATGGGCGAACGGGACATGGACGACAGCGAGCTCGCCCGCCTGACACGTGAGGCCGAGGCGGTACCCGCGGCGCACGGCTGA
- a CDS encoding AIM24 family protein has product MKSDLFASENLAQAPAAPGMTLQNAKSVKYTVNSEVLARQGAMVAYRGNLQFERKGQGIGGMLKRAVTGEGLALMSVRGQGEVWFAHQAANCFIIDFEPGDALTINGRNVLCFDPTLSYEIKMVKGAGMTGGGLFNSLFTGTGKLAVVCDGSPIIIPVTAQAPVYVDTDAVVGWSAQLETGLHRSQSVGSMIRGGSGEAVQLMLRGEGFVIVRPSEVTEAAAAH; this is encoded by the coding sequence ATGAAGAGTGATCTGTTCGCGTCCGAGAACCTGGCCCAGGCACCTGCGGCCCCTGGCATGACCCTGCAGAATGCCAAGTCCGTGAAGTACACCGTCAACAGCGAGGTGCTCGCCCGCCAGGGCGCGATGGTCGCCTACCGCGGCAACCTCCAGTTCGAACGCAAGGGGCAGGGCATAGGCGGCATGCTCAAGCGCGCCGTCACCGGCGAGGGCCTCGCGCTGATGTCCGTACGCGGCCAGGGAGAGGTGTGGTTCGCCCACCAGGCGGCCAACTGCTTCATCATCGACTTCGAGCCGGGCGACGCCCTGACGATCAACGGCCGCAACGTGCTCTGCTTCGACCCGACCCTGTCCTACGAGATCAAGATGGTGAAGGGCGCCGGCATGACCGGCGGCGGGCTCTTCAACAGCCTCTTCACCGGCACCGGCAAGCTCGCCGTGGTCTGCGACGGCAGCCCGATCATCATCCCCGTCACCGCGCAGGCGCCGGTGTACGTGGACACGGACGCGGTGGTCGGCTGGAGCGCCCAGCTGGAGACGGGCCTGCACCGCTCCCAGTCGGTCGGCTCGATGATCCGCGGCGGTTCCGGCGAGGCCGTCCAGCTGATGCTGCGCGGCGAGGGCTTCGTCATCGTCCGGCCGAGCGAGGTCACCGAGGCCGCGGCGGCCCACTGA
- a CDS encoding aminoacyl-tRNA hydrolase, whose product MSSQHTPDATAAPAVGADSPFRQEHVARDEAPQFVLPLVVRIEKAEPPARTDALETAARAVLTLLTDERAHGEGEWAEAVRDWQDARIRKVVRRARGAEWRKAQTLPGITVHGDASEVRVFPPVPLDGWPKELAKLQVSGTELDDPAPAAAAGPGLPVLWLNPGVEMSAGKAMAQAGHAAQLAWWELTGPERARWRESGFRLAVRTAAAERWAELSGSGLPVVRDAGFTEIAPGSATVIADHPALRARL is encoded by the coding sequence ATGAGCAGCCAGCACACCCCCGACGCCACAGCAGCCCCCGCGGTCGGCGCGGACAGCCCCTTCCGGCAGGAGCACGTCGCCCGCGACGAGGCCCCGCAGTTCGTCCTGCCGCTGGTCGTGCGGATCGAGAAGGCCGAGCCGCCCGCCCGGACGGACGCCCTGGAGACGGCGGCCCGCGCGGTGCTGACCCTGCTGACGGACGAGCGGGCACACGGCGAGGGCGAGTGGGCCGAGGCCGTACGGGACTGGCAGGACGCCCGTATCCGCAAGGTGGTCCGGCGGGCCCGCGGGGCGGAGTGGCGCAAGGCCCAGACGCTGCCGGGCATCACGGTGCACGGAGACGCCTCCGAGGTACGGGTCTTCCCGCCGGTGCCCCTGGACGGCTGGCCCAAGGAGCTGGCGAAGCTCCAGGTGTCGGGCACCGAGCTGGACGATCCCGCACCGGCCGCCGCGGCCGGCCCGGGGCTCCCCGTCCTGTGGCTCAACCCCGGCGTCGAGATGTCGGCCGGCAAGGCGATGGCCCAGGCCGGGCACGCGGCGCAGCTGGCCTGGTGGGAGCTGACGGGACCGGAGCGGGCGCGGTGGCGGGAGTCCGGTTTCCGGCTGGCCGTACGGACGGCCGCGGCCGAGCGGTGGGCGGAGCTGAGCGGGAGCGGGCTGCCGGTGGTGCGGGACGCGGGCTTCACGGAGATCGCGCCGGGCAGCGCCACCGTGATCGCCGACCACCCGGCGCTGCGGGCCCGGCTCTGA
- a CDS encoding DUF692 domain-containing protein, whose translation MKPMAHLGVGIGWRPEIADAVERLPGLDWVEVVAENICPGHLPDSLLRLLERGTRVVPHGVSLGLGGAERPDPAKLAALGERAVALGAPLVTEHIAFVRTSSPALEAGHLLPVPRTRDALDVLCENVRIAQAALPVPLALENIAALISWPDEELTEGQFLTELVERTGVRLLIDVANLHTNRVNRGEDPAAVLDAIPLEALAYVHVAGGVERGGVWHDTHAHPVPPVVLDLLAGLRSRVDPPGVLLERDDDFPPEPELAGELARIRDVVGAAAARPPRAAAPRPPADGEHDGRQDGGQEAGHGGGRDGEHDGAADAARIRVGLSQAALLSALVAGTPVPEGFDRQRIRVQARALAAKRAGVVAKLAPELPVILGGDGPYREAYLSYAKGRPMAVAGYRREALDFVEHLLVQDLPADPAARRRLTRWWQDRAGARPPRRVVRWARALAGRAA comes from the coding sequence ATGAAGCCCATGGCACACCTGGGGGTGGGCATCGGCTGGCGGCCGGAGATCGCGGACGCCGTCGAGCGGCTGCCCGGCCTGGACTGGGTCGAGGTGGTGGCCGAGAACATCTGCCCGGGCCACCTTCCGGATTCCCTGCTGCGGCTGCTGGAGCGCGGTACGCGCGTCGTACCGCACGGCGTCTCGCTCGGTCTCGGCGGCGCCGAGCGCCCGGACCCGGCCAAGCTGGCCGCGCTGGGTGAGCGGGCGGTGGCGCTGGGGGCGCCGCTGGTCACCGAGCACATCGCCTTCGTCCGGACCTCCTCGCCCGCGCTGGAGGCCGGCCACCTGCTGCCCGTACCGCGGACCCGGGACGCGCTGGACGTGCTGTGCGAGAACGTGCGGATCGCACAGGCCGCGCTGCCGGTACCGCTGGCGCTGGAGAACATCGCCGCGCTGATCTCCTGGCCGGACGAGGAGCTGACGGAGGGGCAGTTCCTGACGGAGCTGGTCGAACGGACCGGCGTACGGCTGCTCATCGACGTGGCCAACCTGCACACCAACCGGGTCAACCGGGGCGAGGACCCGGCCGCCGTGCTCGACGCGATCCCGTTGGAGGCGCTCGCGTACGTCCACGTGGCGGGCGGCGTCGAGCGGGGCGGCGTCTGGCACGACACGCACGCGCACCCCGTCCCGCCGGTGGTGCTCGACCTGCTGGCCGGGCTCCGCTCCCGGGTGGACCCGCCCGGCGTCCTGCTGGAACGGGACGACGACTTCCCCCCGGAGCCGGAGCTGGCGGGCGAACTCGCCCGGATCCGGGACGTGGTGGGCGCCGCCGCGGCCCGTCCGCCGCGAGCCGCCGCGCCGCGGCCCCCGGCGGACGGCGAGCACGACGGCCGGCAGGACGGTGGGCAGGAAGCCGGGCACGGCGGTGGGCGGGACGGTGAGCACGACGGCGCCGCCGACGCGGCGCGGATCCGCGTCGGGCTGAGCCAGGCCGCGCTGCTGTCGGCGCTGGTGGCCGGGACCCCCGTACCCGAGGGCTTCGACCGGCAGCGGATCCGGGTGCAGGCGCGGGCCCTGGCCGCCAAGCGGGCCGGGGTGGTGGCCAAGCTGGCACCCGAGCTGCCCGTGATCCTGGGCGGCGACGGCCCGTACCGCGAGGCCTACCTCTCCTACGCCAAGGGCCGCCCCATGGCAGTGGCCGGATACCGCCGCGAGGCGCTGGACTTCGTGGAGCACCTGCTGGTCCAGGACCTGCCGGCCGACCCGGCCGCCCGGCGCCGGCTCACCAGGTGGTGGCAGGACCGGGCCGGGGCGCGGCCGCCCCGCCGGGTCGTGCGCTGGGCCCGGGCGCTGGCGGGGAGGGCGGCGTGA
- a CDS encoding TIGR04222 domain-containing membrane protein: MNLLALATWVAVIVSSVLLIRGLRGSRPASDGPPPRLHDLSEAAFVAGGPGNVVDTALVAMLGDGRLIVGGPGIVQVRPGARAGDHAERAVLQAHGGAPSGWLYQVRYAAMRDPAVQETGDVLAARGLLRAPGSGQPWRRWGIVQAVVCALMVPGALLLTFLALALGSGAQVPFIAKVIPALIGGLLVGVICAARAGQRVTPAGQRALRELRAAHLHDGTPYVQTALFGLRGLRDPYLRQQLVPAARGTRLAAAQARSGPAGADYAWASGAEFLPVLWCAGSDGGGSGGGGGGSGCGAGSTCASGSGCGGSGGGGSSGSSCGGSSGGGSSCSSSSGSSCSSSSSS; the protein is encoded by the coding sequence GTGAACCTCCTCGCACTGGCGACCTGGGTCGCCGTCATCGTCTCCTCCGTCCTGCTGATCCGCGGCCTGCGCGGCTCCCGGCCCGCGTCGGACGGGCCGCCGCCGCGGCTGCACGACCTGTCCGAGGCCGCGTTCGTCGCGGGCGGCCCCGGCAACGTCGTGGACACCGCCCTCGTGGCGATGCTCGGCGACGGCCGGCTGATCGTCGGCGGCCCGGGGATCGTCCAGGTCCGGCCCGGGGCGCGGGCCGGTGACCACGCCGAGCGGGCCGTGCTCCAGGCCCACGGGGGCGCGCCCTCGGGGTGGCTGTACCAGGTGCGGTACGCCGCGATGCGCGACCCCGCCGTCCAGGAGACCGGGGACGTGCTGGCCGCGCGCGGGCTGCTGCGCGCGCCCGGCTCCGGGCAGCCCTGGCGGCGCTGGGGGATCGTCCAGGCCGTGGTGTGCGCGCTCATGGTGCCGGGGGCGCTGCTACTCACCTTCCTCGCCCTGGCCCTGGGCTCGGGTGCGCAGGTGCCGTTCATCGCCAAGGTGATCCCCGCGCTGATCGGCGGCCTGCTGGTCGGCGTGATCTGCGCCGCGCGGGCCGGGCAGCGGGTCACCCCGGCGGGACAGCGGGCGCTGCGCGAGCTGCGCGCCGCGCACCTGCACGACGGGACCCCGTACGTGCAGACCGCCCTGTTCGGGCTGCGCGGTCTGCGCGACCCGTACCTGCGCCAGCAGCTGGTGCCCGCGGCGCGCGGCACCCGGCTGGCGGCGGCGCAGGCACGATCGGGTCCGGCGGGCGCGGACTACGCGTGGGCGTCCGGTGCCGAGTTCCTGCCGGTGCTCTGGTGCGCCGGGAGCGACGGCGGCGGATCGGGGGGCGGCGGGGGCGGATCCGGCTGCGGTGCCGGTTCGACCTGCGCTTCCGGTTCGGGCTGCGGCGGCTCGGGCGGCGGTGGCTCCTCCGGCAGCAGTTGCGGCGGCAGCAGCGGCGGCGGTTCGAGCTGCAGCAGCTCGTCCGGCTCCAGCTGCAGCAGCTCCAGCAGTTCCTGA
- a CDS encoding alpha/beta hydrolase: MRRTPARHAAAAAALSLVLCAAPAARAEAPARLSAEDAGAELVARRAAEAAAIRAPVPAPVRAPGHPAGAGRPLRFTACPDTEGLPSPVRCATLRVPLDYARPDGPQISLTVSRTAATGAGRAARQGALVHNPGGPGASGMHFPLVAGLPGWERIAAAYDLVGYAPRGVGRSAPLSCQDPAARAEGPTQVPVHPSPAYKEERIAAARAYARGCARRAGAALPYYTTLNNVRDLHVLRAALGEPRLTFMGGSYGTYLGAVYATLHPRHVRRMVFDSAVDPDPRRIWYRNNLDQAPGFERRWYDFRAWAARHHGTYRLGATPAAVQASYERVREAVARTPAGGRVGTGELRSAFVQAAYYDDVWPERAAALAAFLRGDPGPLTQQAAPDPASAARAENATAVYTAVLCNDAPWPGDWETWDRDHSRLARTAPFETWANAFLNLPCAYWPVPGRQRPVDVGAAPAAALPRTLVVAAERDGATPYPGALELQRRLGSGAALVTEEGAGSHGVVGSGNDCVDRHVERYLLSGDTPGRSVTCAPHPEPAPVSLDDRAASARGALLPPVV, translated from the coding sequence ATGCGCCGGACGCCCGCACGCCACGCAGCCGCCGCCGCGGCGCTCTCCCTCGTCCTGTGCGCTGCGCCCGCGGCCCGTGCCGAGGCACCCGCCCGGCTCTCCGCCGAGGACGCCGGGGCCGAACTCGTCGCCCGGCGCGCCGCCGAGGCCGCCGCCATCCGCGCCCCCGTCCCCGCCCCCGTACGAGCCCCGGGCCACCCGGCCGGCGCCGGGCGGCCGCTGCGCTTCACCGCCTGCCCCGACACCGAGGGCCTGCCCTCCCCCGTGCGCTGCGCCACCCTGCGCGTCCCGCTCGACTACGCCCGCCCCGACGGCCCGCAGATCTCCCTCACCGTCAGCCGGACCGCGGCCACCGGCGCCGGCCGGGCCGCCCGCCAGGGCGCGCTCGTGCACAACCCCGGCGGCCCCGGCGCCTCCGGCATGCACTTCCCGCTCGTCGCCGGCCTCCCCGGCTGGGAGCGGATCGCCGCCGCCTACGACCTCGTCGGCTACGCCCCGCGCGGGGTCGGCCGCTCCGCCCCGCTGTCCTGCCAGGACCCCGCTGCCCGGGCCGAAGGCCCCACGCAGGTACCGGTCCACCCCTCCCCGGCGTACAAGGAGGAGCGGATCGCCGCCGCCCGGGCATACGCCCGCGGCTGCGCGCGGCGGGCCGGTGCGGCCCTGCCCTACTACACGACCCTGAACAACGTCCGCGATCTGCACGTACTGCGCGCCGCGCTCGGCGAGCCGCGGCTGACCTTCATGGGCGGCTCGTACGGCACCTACCTCGGCGCGGTCTACGCGACCCTGCACCCGCGCCACGTCCGCCGGATGGTGTTCGACTCCGCGGTCGACCCGGACCCGCGCCGCATCTGGTACCGCAACAACCTCGACCAGGCGCCGGGCTTCGAGCGCCGCTGGTACGACTTCCGCGCCTGGGCGGCCCGGCACCACGGCACGTACCGCCTCGGCGCCACCCCGGCGGCCGTCCAGGCGAGCTACGAGCGCGTACGGGAGGCGGTGGCCCGTACCCCCGCGGGCGGGAGGGTCGGGACGGGCGAACTCCGGTCCGCCTTCGTGCAGGCCGCGTACTACGACGACGTGTGGCCGGAGCGGGCGGCGGCGCTGGCCGCCTTCCTGCGCGGCGACCCGGGCCCGCTGACCCAACAGGCCGCCCCGGACCCGGCGTCGGCGGCGCGGGCCGAGAACGCGACAGCCGTCTACACGGCGGTGCTGTGCAACGACGCCCCCTGGCCCGGGGACTGGGAGACCTGGGACCGCGACCACTCCCGACTGGCCCGTACGGCCCCCTTCGAGACCTGGGCCAACGCCTTCCTGAACCTGCCCTGCGCCTACTGGCCGGTGCCCGGGCGGCAGCGCCCGGTGGACGTGGGCGCCGCGCCGGCCGCGGCACTGCCGCGGACCCTCGTCGTCGCGGCGGAACGGGACGGGGCGACCCCGTACCCGGGTGCGCTGGAACTCCAGCGGCGGCTCGGCTCAGGGGCCGCGCTGGTCACGGAGGAAGGGGCCGGCAGCCACGGAGTGGTGGGCAGTGGCAACGACTGCGTGGACCGTCACGTGGAGCGGTATCTGCTGTCAGGTGACACCCCGGGCCGCAGTGTCACGTGTGCGCCGCATCCGGAGCCCGCACCGGTGTCGCTGGACGACCGGGCAGCAAGCGCCCGCGGGGCACTGCTGCCGCCAGTCGTCTGA
- the hemQ gene encoding hydrogen peroxide-dependent heme synthase codes for MTAPEKIPNAGKKAKDLNEVIRYTLWSVFKLKDVLPEDRAGYADEVQELFDQLAAKDITVRGTYDVSGLRADADVMVWWHAETADELQGAYNLFRRTKLGRALEPVWSNMALHRPAEFNKSHIPAFLADETARDYVSVYPFVRSYDWYLLPDEDRRRMLADHGKMARGYPDVRANTVASFSLGDYEWLLAFEADELYRIVDLMRHLRASEARMHVREEVPFYTGRRKSVADLVAGLA; via the coding sequence ATGACTGCACCAGAGAAGATTCCCAACGCGGGGAAGAAGGCGAAGGACCTCAACGAGGTCATCCGCTACACCCTGTGGTCCGTCTTCAAGCTGAAGGACGTCCTCCCCGAAGACCGCGCCGGCTACGCCGACGAGGTCCAGGAGCTCTTCGACCAGCTGGCCGCCAAGGACATCACCGTCCGCGGCACCTATGACGTCTCCGGCCTGCGCGCCGACGCGGACGTCATGGTCTGGTGGCACGCCGAGACCGCGGACGAGCTGCAGGGCGCCTACAACCTGTTCCGCCGCACCAAGCTGGGCCGCGCGCTGGAGCCGGTGTGGTCGAACATGGCCCTGCACCGCCCGGCCGAGTTCAACAAGTCGCACATCCCGGCCTTCCTGGCCGACGAGACCGCCCGCGACTACGTCAGCGTGTACCCGTTCGTGCGCAGCTACGACTGGTACCTGCTGCCCGACGAGGACCGTCGCCGCATGCTCGCCGACCACGGCAAGATGGCCCGCGGCTACCCCGACGTGCGTGCCAACACCGTCGCCTCCTTCTCGCTCGGCGACTACGAGTGGCTGCTGGCCTTCGAGGCCGACGAGCTGTACCGCATCGTGGACCTCATGCGTCACCTGCGCGCCTCCGAGGCCCGGATGCACGTCCGCGAAGAGGTGCCCTTCTACACCGGGCGCCGCAAGTCCGTCGCCGATCTGGTGGCCGGGCTCGCCTGA
- the hemG gene encoding protoporphyrinogen oxidase translates to MHEADMRTDRPDRTGAPGHVVVIGGGIAGLAAAHRLLADGVRVTLLEAGPRLGGKLRAGELAGAPVDLGAESVLARRPEAVDLARSVGLGEALQSPATATAHLWTRGALRPMPRGHVMGVPGDLGPLAASGVLSAEGLARIEAERELPPAEIGEDVAVGEYVAARLGHEVVDRLVEPLLGGVYAGNAYRISMRAAVPQLFEAARTHRSLGEGVREIQRRAAAQPQAAGPVFAGIDGGIGRLPGAVAEACRRAGARILTGTPVREVLRTADGWRVVADAEVIDADGVVLATPAGPAARLLERLVPAAAAELRGVEYASMALVTLAFRRSELPETVTGGGASGFLVPPVDGRTIKASTFSSNKWAWAGADPELFLLRTSVGRYGDEGELKREDGELVGVSLSDLGEAVGLTARPVASTVTRWDGGLPQYPVGHLDRVARIRAAVAAQPGLAVCGALYDGVGIPACIASAGKAADAVITAFGTPGTDH, encoded by the coding sequence ATGCACGAAGCGGACATGCGTACGGACCGGCCGGACCGCACCGGCGCCCCCGGTCATGTCGTCGTCATCGGCGGCGGCATCGCGGGCCTCGCGGCGGCCCACCGGCTGCTCGCCGACGGAGTCCGGGTGACCCTCCTGGAGGCGGGACCCCGGCTCGGCGGCAAACTGCGCGCCGGGGAGCTCGCCGGGGCCCCCGTCGACCTCGGCGCCGAGTCCGTCCTCGCCCGCCGCCCCGAAGCCGTCGACCTCGCCCGGTCCGTCGGCCTCGGCGAGGCCCTCCAGTCGCCCGCCACCGCCACCGCCCACCTGTGGACCCGGGGAGCGCTGCGGCCGATGCCGCGCGGGCACGTCATGGGCGTCCCCGGCGACCTCGGGCCGCTCGCCGCCTCCGGGGTGCTCTCCGCGGAGGGCCTGGCCCGGATCGAGGCGGAGCGTGAGCTGCCGCCCGCCGAGATCGGCGAGGACGTCGCCGTCGGCGAGTACGTCGCCGCCCGGCTGGGCCACGAGGTCGTCGACCGGCTGGTGGAGCCGCTGCTCGGCGGGGTCTACGCGGGCAACGCCTACCGCATCTCGATGCGGGCGGCCGTCCCCCAGCTCTTCGAGGCCGCCCGTACGCACCGCTCGCTGGGCGAGGGCGTCCGGGAGATCCAGCGCCGAGCGGCCGCGCAGCCGCAGGCCGCCGGCCCCGTCTTCGCCGGCATCGACGGCGGCATCGGACGGCTCCCGGGCGCCGTGGCCGAGGCCTGCCGCCGCGCCGGCGCGCGGATCCTCACCGGTACCCCCGTGCGCGAGGTCCTGCGTACGGCGGACGGCTGGCGGGTCGTCGCCGACGCCGAGGTCATCGACGCCGACGGCGTGGTCCTGGCCACCCCGGCCGGACCGGCCGCGCGGCTGCTGGAGCGGCTGGTACCCGCGGCCGCGGCCGAGCTGCGCGGGGTCGAGTACGCCTCGATGGCCCTGGTCACCCTGGCCTTCCGGCGCTCCGAGCTGCCCGAGACGGTCACCGGGGGCGGCGCCAGCGGGTTCCTCGTACCGCCCGTCGACGGCCGGACGATCAAGGCCTCCACCTTCTCCAGCAACAAGTGGGCCTGGGCCGGGGCCGATCCCGAGCTCTTCCTGCTGCGGACCTCCGTCGGCCGGTACGGCGACGAGGGCGAGCTGAAGCGCGAGGACGGCGAGCTCGTCGGCGTGTCGCTGAGCGACCTCGGCGAGGCCGTGGGCCTGACGGCCCGGCCGGTCGCCTCCACCGTCACCCGCTGGGACGGCGGACTGCCCCAGTACCCGGTCGGCCACCTGGACCGGGTCGCCCGGATCCGCGCCGCCGTCGCCGCCCAGCCGGGCCTCGCCGTGTGCGGCGCCCTCTACGACGGGGTGGGCATCCCGGCGTGCATCGCGAGCGCCGGCAAGGCCGCGGACGCGGTGATCACCGCTTTCGGGACCCCTGGCACGGACCACTGA
- a CDS encoding DUF4349 domain-containing protein, which translates to MHTVSRQRSTAALAALSLAGVLTLTGCGADGAVQGTSADKAAVAPAPAQGGKAPEAAKGAGPAAAPGSAASGSSADKNAQPPAAVRPNVIRTATLGIETADAQQALAAARSAAQGAGGYVGNESSKRGQDGRMTSTLTLRVPGERYDAVLGAMEGSGKLLHRKVEAQDVTEKVADIGSRVASQQASVARVREMMGKASALSDVVMLESELSKRQSDLESLLAQQNALKDQTALGTITLEVSEPAPKPVAEEKKKEKEPAFMDALRGGWGVFMAIVRFLTLAVGAVLPFALAAGALALGFRLYRRLRPAKPKADRAPRTGPAWRVSVPAARPGPADAEGTTGADAVGAGTGADAAAAAEDGSPRS; encoded by the coding sequence ATGCACACCGTCAGCAGACAGCGTTCCACGGCCGCCCTGGCCGCCCTCTCCCTGGCCGGGGTGCTCACGCTCACCGGCTGCGGGGCCGACGGCGCGGTTCAGGGCACCTCGGCCGACAAGGCGGCGGTGGCCCCCGCGCCCGCGCAGGGCGGCAAGGCCCCGGAGGCGGCGAAGGGGGCCGGTCCGGCGGCCGCGCCCGGCTCCGCGGCCTCGGGGTCCTCGGCCGACAAGAACGCGCAGCCCCCGGCCGCCGTGCGCCCGAACGTGATCCGTACCGCGACCCTCGGCATCGAGACGGCCGACGCGCAGCAGGCGCTGGCCGCGGCCCGTTCGGCGGCCCAGGGCGCGGGCGGCTACGTGGGCAACGAGTCCAGCAAGCGCGGCCAGGACGGCCGTATGACGTCGACGCTGACCCTGCGGGTGCCGGGCGAACGGTACGACGCCGTGCTCGGGGCGATGGAGGGCAGCGGAAAGCTCCTCCACCGCAAGGTCGAGGCGCAGGACGTGACGGAGAAGGTCGCCGACATCGGCAGCCGGGTCGCGTCGCAGCAGGCCAGCGTGGCCCGGGTACGGGAAATGATGGGCAAGGCCTCGGCCTTGAGCGATGTGGTCATGCTGGAGAGCGAGCTGAGCAAGCGGCAGTCCGATCTGGAGTCGCTCCTGGCGCAGCAGAACGCGCTGAAGGACCAGACCGCGCTGGGCACGATCACGCTGGAGGTCTCGGAGCCGGCCCCGAAGCCGGTGGCGGAGGAGAAGAAGAAGGAGAAGGAGCCGGCCTTCATGGACGCCCTGCGCGGCGGCTGGGGGGTCTTCATGGCCATCGTGCGCTTCCTGACGCTGGCGGTCGGGGCGGTGCTGCCGTTCGCGCTGGCGGCCGGGGCGCTGGCGCTGGGGTTCCGGCTGTACCGGCGGCTGCGCCCGGCGAAGCCGAAGGCGGACCGGGCCCCGCGGACCGGCCCGGCCTGGCGGGTCTCGGTCCCGGCGGCCCGGCCCGGTCCGGCGGACGCGGAGGGGACCACCGGGGCGGACGCGGTCGGGGCAGGCACCGGGGCGGACGCGGCGGCGGCCGCGGAGGACGGCAGCCCCCGCTCCTGA
- a CDS encoding FAD-dependent oxidoreductase, which yields MATERLVVIGGDAAGMSAASQARRLKGPAELEIVAFERGHFSSYSACGIPYWIGGLVAARDDLIARTPEEHRARHIDLRTRTEVVELDLAGRRVRARDLDGGSEYWTGYDKLVLATGARPVRPRLPGIGAHGVHGIQSLDDGQRLMTTLERKQGRRAVVVGAGYIGVEMAEALVGRGYEVTVLHRGPQPMATLDPDMGGLVHRAMNGMGIRTVSRAEVTKILTDEDGRARAVATATGEEYPADVVVLGIGVEPRTGLARAAGLPLGTSGGLLTDLSMRVRGHEDIWSGGDCVEVLDLVSGRTRHIPLGTHANKHGQVIGSGVGGGYATFPGVVGTAVSKVCDLEIARTGLRERDALEAGLRFVTATVTSTNTAGYYPGAAEMTVKMLAERRTGRLLGVQIVGGAGAAKRVDIAAVALTAGMTVDQMVSLDLGYAPPFSPVWDPVLVAARKAVSAVRSAGV from the coding sequence ATGGCGACGGAACGACTGGTGGTGATCGGCGGTGACGCGGCGGGGATGTCCGCCGCGTCACAGGCCCGGCGGCTCAAGGGCCCGGCGGAGCTGGAGATCGTCGCCTTCGAACGGGGGCACTTCAGCTCGTACTCCGCGTGCGGGATCCCGTACTGGATCGGCGGGCTGGTCGCCGCGCGCGACGACCTGATCGCCCGCACCCCCGAGGAGCACCGCGCCCGCCACATCGACCTGCGCACCCGCACGGAGGTCGTGGAGCTGGACCTCGCGGGCCGCCGGGTCCGCGCCCGCGATCTGGACGGCGGATCCGAGTACTGGACGGGCTACGACAAGCTGGTCCTGGCGACGGGCGCCCGCCCGGTCCGCCCCCGGCTGCCCGGCATCGGCGCGCACGGGGTCCACGGCATCCAGAGCCTGGACGACGGCCAGCGCCTGATGACCACGCTGGAGCGGAAGCAGGGCCGCCGCGCGGTGGTGGTCGGCGCGGGCTACATCGGCGTGGAGATGGCGGAGGCCCTGGTCGGGCGGGGTTACGAGGTCACCGTCCTGCACCGCGGCCCGCAGCCGATGGCCACGCTGGACCCGGACATGGGCGGGCTGGTGCACCGCGCGATGAACGGCATGGGGATCCGTACGGTGTCCCGCGCCGAGGTCACGAAGATCCTGACGGACGAGGACGGCCGGGCCCGCGCGGTCGCCACCGCGACGGGCGAGGAGTACCCGGCGGACGTGGTGGTGCTCGGCATCGGCGTCGAGCCCCGCACCGGTCTGGCCCGCGCCGCGGGCCTGCCGCTCGGCACTTCGGGCGGCCTGCTCACCGACCTCTCGATGCGCGTGCGGGGCCACGAGGACATCTGGTCGGGCGGGGACTGCGTGGAGGTCCTGGACCTGGTCTCGGGCCGCACCCGGCACATCCCGTTGGGCACGCACGCCAACAAGCACGGCCAGGTGATCGGCTCGGGCGTGGGCGGCGGCTACGCGACCTTCCCCGGGGTGGTCGGCACGGCGGTCAGCAAGGTCTGCGACCTGGAGATCGCCCGTACGGGGCTGCGCGAGCGGGACGCCCTGGAGGCGGGCCTGCGCTTCGTGACGGCCACCGTCACCTCCACCAACACGGCGGGCTACTACCCGGGCGCGGCGGAGATGACGGTGAAGATGCTGGCGGAGCGCCGCACGGGCCGTCTGCTGGGAGTCCAGATCGTCGGCGGCGCGGGCGCGGCCAAGCGGGTGGACATCGCCGCGGTGGCCCTGACGGCGGGCATGACGGTGGACCAGATGGTCTCCCTGGACCTGGGCTACGCCCCGCCGTTCTCCCCGGTCTGGGACCCGGTCCTGGTGGCGGCCCGCAAGGCGGTCTCCGCGGTCCGCTCGGCCGGGGTGTAG